A DNA window from Desulforamulus hydrothermalis Lam5 = DSM 18033 contains the following coding sequences:
- a CDS encoding aldehyde ferredoxin oxidoreductase family protein codes for MPKFLRIDMSQKQIKWEACPEKYLGLGGRALTSQLVLDEVPPTCHPLGEFNKLIIAPGLLSGTNAPSSGRLSVGGKSPLTGGIKEANAGGICSQKLANLDIKAVIIEGKPAEKGTWMVKISPDGAELLPADDLAMKGTYEVTAILRERYGSKVGVICIGPAGEMMLLGAGVTNNDSDGNSSRYAGRGGLGAVMGSKGIKAIVVDAPKTFDVPVKDKERFSAAAKKFAKMLTDHPVTGEGLPNFGTNVLMNIINEAGTLPVRNFSNVGRFDKANNVGGETLAEAAKARGGKATHACHPGCVMRCSNVYPMPDGKVCAPIEYETAWCFGPNLEISDLDVVAKLNYLCNDLGLDTIEMGVALGVLMEAGVIPFGDGEAAIKALEEVGKGTPAGRILGNGAVFAGKAYGVTRIPAVKGQGIPAYDPRSCKGNGVTYATSPMGGDHTAGYAVTANILKVGGYVDPTKPEGQVELSRNLQIATAAVDATGLCLFVAFAVLDNPEGLPTIVEMLNAQYGLQLTVDNVVELGQSILKNEREFNARAGFTNADDRLPEFFYTDKLAPHNTVFDITDEELDSVFNF; via the coding sequence GTGCCAAAATTTTTGCGCATTGATATGAGCCAAAAACAAATTAAATGGGAAGCTTGCCCGGAAAAGTATCTGGGGCTGGGCGGCAGGGCGCTGACCTCGCAGCTGGTGTTGGATGAAGTTCCTCCCACCTGCCACCCGCTGGGAGAGTTTAACAAATTAATCATTGCCCCCGGTTTGTTATCAGGTACCAATGCTCCTTCGTCCGGCCGGCTGTCGGTGGGTGGCAAAAGTCCCCTGACCGGCGGCATCAAGGAGGCCAACGCCGGCGGAATTTGCTCGCAAAAACTGGCCAACCTGGATATAAAAGCTGTGATTATTGAAGGCAAACCGGCCGAAAAAGGTACCTGGATGGTTAAAATATCTCCGGACGGGGCAGAACTGCTGCCGGCCGATGATCTGGCCATGAAGGGCACCTACGAAGTTACTGCCATTCTGCGGGAACGTTACGGCAGTAAAGTTGGTGTTATTTGCATCGGTCCGGCCGGCGAAATGATGCTGCTGGGCGCCGGTGTTACCAACAACGACAGCGACGGCAATTCCAGCCGTTATGCCGGCCGCGGCGGCTTGGGTGCGGTTATGGGTTCCAAGGGCATTAAAGCCATTGTGGTGGATGCGCCCAAGACCTTTGATGTGCCCGTAAAGGATAAAGAGCGTTTCTCAGCAGCTGCCAAGAAATTTGCCAAGATGCTGACGGATCACCCGGTTACCGGCGAAGGCCTGCCCAACTTCGGCACCAACGTACTGATGAACATTATTAACGAAGCCGGCACCTTACCTGTACGCAACTTCAGTAATGTGGGTCGTTTTGATAAGGCCAATAACGTGGGCGGCGAAACCCTGGCAGAAGCAGCCAAAGCCCGCGGCGGTAAAGCTACCCACGCCTGCCACCCCGGCTGCGTCATGCGCTGCTCTAACGTGTATCCCATGCCGGACGGCAAAGTATGCGCCCCTATCGAGTATGAAACCGCCTGGTGCTTCGGACCCAACCTGGAAATCAGCGATCTGGACGTGGTTGCCAAGCTGAACTACCTGTGCAATGATCTTGGTCTTGACACCATTGAAATGGGTGTGGCCCTGGGCGTGTTAATGGAAGCCGGTGTAATTCCCTTTGGCGACGGTGAAGCCGCCATTAAAGCACTGGAAGAAGTGGGCAAAGGCACCCCGGCGGGTCGTATCCTGGGCAACGGTGCCGTATTTGCCGGTAAAGCCTATGGCGTCACCAGGATCCCGGCAGTTAAAGGACAGGGCATCCCGGCTTATGATCCCAGATCTTGCAAAGGTAACGGTGTTACCTACGCCACCTCTCCCATGGGCGGCGACCACACCGCCGGTTATGCGGTTACGGCCAATATCCTGAAAGTGGGCGGTTATGTCGATCCTACCAAGCCGGAAGGTCAGGTAGAACTGTCCAGAAACCTGCAAATTGCCACCGCAGCAGTGGATGCCACCGGTTTATGCCTGTTTGTGGCCTTTGCAGTCCTGGATAACCCCGAGGGCTTACCCACCATCGTGGAGATGCTCAATGCCCAGTACGGTCTGCAGCTGACCGTTGACAACGTGGTAGAGCTGGGCCAGAGCATTCTGAAGAACGAGCGTGAATTCAACGCCCGGGCCGGCTTCACCAATGCGGATGACCGCCTGCCGGAGTTCTTCTATACCGATAAATTGGCACCCCATAACACCGTTTTCGATATTACCGATGAAGAATTGGATTCTGTATTCAATTTCTAG
- a CDS encoding MoaD/ThiS family protein translates to MGTIELRGFAKLQGVMREKGLGFPAIYEVGEGLTGYQLLAQLAIPPADVEAIMINGSVCSLSAYIKPGDRVAVLPPGTPGPYRVILGIVGKKEQ, encoded by the coding sequence ATGGGTACCATTGAGTTAAGGGGCTTTGCCAAACTGCAAGGGGTAATGAGGGAAAAGGGCTTGGGTTTTCCGGCCATCTATGAAGTGGGGGAAGGTTTAACGGGTTATCAGTTGCTGGCGCAACTGGCCATCCCGCCGGCTGACGTAGAGGCTATTATGATTAACGGTTCCGTTTGCAGCCTATCTGCCTATATCAAACCGGGTGACCGGGTTGCTGTGTTGCCGCCGGGAACCCCGGGGCCTTACAGGGTAATTTTAGGCATTGTGGGAAAAAAAGAACAGTAA
- the moaA gene encoding GTP 3',8-cyclase MoaA, whose product MKDDFQRNINYLRISVTDRCNLRCVYCMPPAGVKHTPHREILSLEEINRVVEAASDIGIRKIRITGGEPLVRKNILRLFQAIADNPAIDDLSLTTNGILFADMANDLKKAGLKRVNFSLDSLEPENFKHITRIGKFSDVWRGIDKALELQLHPVKLNVVAVRGVNDHEFADFARLSRELPLHIRFIELMPIGECNPWAVDNFIAAQEIIQRLQQEFGPLETQIKVTGNGPARYYRLPGAKGTIGFITAMSEHFCSSCNRLRLTANGRLRPCLYSNQEFDLKTPLRKGATRQELAALIEEAIRHKPDRHHMHDGWRDHRVMSQIGG is encoded by the coding sequence ATGAAGGATGATTTTCAAAGAAACATAAATTACCTTCGTATTTCCGTGACCGATCGGTGTAATTTGCGCTGTGTCTATTGCATGCCCCCGGCGGGGGTAAAACACACCCCGCACCGGGAGATCCTAAGCCTGGAAGAAATCAACCGGGTAGTGGAAGCTGCCTCAGACATCGGTATTCGCAAAATTCGCATCACCGGCGGAGAGCCACTGGTGCGCAAGAATATCTTACGGCTGTTTCAGGCCATAGCTGACAATCCCGCCATAGATGATCTTTCACTTACCACCAATGGGATATTATTTGCCGACATGGCCAATGATTTAAAAAAGGCCGGGTTAAAACGGGTTAATTTCAGTTTAGACAGCCTGGAACCGGAGAACTTTAAGCATATTACCCGGATAGGCAAATTTTCTGATGTCTGGCGTGGTATTGACAAAGCTTTGGAACTGCAGCTGCACCCGGTTAAACTGAATGTGGTGGCGGTGCGGGGAGTAAATGACCATGAGTTTGCAGATTTTGCCCGCTTAAGCAGAGAGCTGCCGTTGCACATTAGGTTTATTGAATTAATGCCCATCGGGGAATGCAACCCTTGGGCAGTGGACAACTTCATTGCTGCCCAGGAAATTATCCAGCGCTTGCAGCAGGAGTTTGGCCCGCTGGAAACCCAGATTAAAGTAACCGGCAACGGGCCGGCCCGCTATTACCGGTTGCCTGGCGCCAAGGGAACCATTGGGTTCATTACCGCCATGAGCGAACATTTTTGCAGCAGCTGCAATCGCCTGCGCCTGACTGCCAACGGCCGGCTGCGCCCATGTTTATACAGCAACCAGGAATTTGATTTAAAGACCCCCTTAAGAAAGGGAGCCACCAGGCAGGAACTGGCAGCTTTAATCGAGGAAGCTATCCGGCATAAGCCAGACCGGCACCATATGCATGATGGCTGGCGGGATCACCGGGTAATGAGCCAGATAGGAGGTTAA
- a CDS encoding sigma-54-dependent transcriptional regulator, giving the protein MVSVPGILIIDDEQPVGKFFTRLLRSKGYRIGVAVSGAQAHELIARENYDVALVDLKLPDADGLNLLQHIKTVQPQCEVIIMTGYSTTRTAVKAIQFGAFDYIEKPFDDISLVEQLIEKAILFGKTAGHPERTNYSWSQVAEQIGFQVGKTPQMIKLVNIAERIAAKDINVLINGETGTGKEVLARFIHAASQRRDKPFLAINCGALPENLLESELFGHERGSFTGASVQRKGIFELANNGTLFLDEIGEASLAIQVKLLRVLETGEFLRVGGEKPVKTNVRIIAATNVDLEEAVSQKQFREDLFYRLDVVRLELPPLRERKEDIPQFVEHFIERFWDKQAGPAPAFAPSCLEALLNYHWPGNIRELANAVEQALALCDGGLVLPEHLSGKINGQLLQVAKIEPRERPGAAADSWPVLPVEPAQLEKLDEDSLLALYQKVQTLYRSLHRVMGKRGMTSVFPVSMQEMEARAIAETLEFFNGNVSMTARALGIGRNTLYRKAKEYNIPITG; this is encoded by the coding sequence ATGGTCAGCGTACCCGGTATCCTGATAATTGATGACGAACAACCGGTGGGCAAGTTTTTTACCAGGCTGCTGCGCAGCAAAGGATACCGCATCGGGGTAGCTGTTTCAGGCGCCCAGGCCCATGAACTCATTGCCCGTGAAAATTATGATGTGGCCCTGGTGGACTTAAAATTGCCGGATGCCGACGGGTTAAACCTGCTGCAACACATTAAAACGGTACAGCCCCAGTGTGAAGTAATTATCATGACCGGCTACAGCACCACCCGGACGGCGGTAAAAGCCATTCAGTTTGGTGCCTTTGATTATATAGAAAAACCCTTTGATGATATTTCGCTGGTTGAGCAGTTGATTGAAAAGGCTATCCTGTTTGGCAAAACTGCCGGACACCCGGAGAGAACCAACTACAGCTGGAGCCAGGTGGCGGAGCAGATCGGTTTTCAGGTCGGGAAAACCCCCCAGATGATTAAATTGGTAAATATTGCAGAACGCATTGCTGCTAAGGATATAAACGTATTGATTAACGGCGAAACCGGCACCGGCAAGGAAGTGTTGGCCCGGTTTATCCATGCTGCCAGCCAGCGGCGGGATAAACCCTTTTTAGCCATTAACTGCGGTGCCCTGCCGGAAAACCTGCTGGAAAGCGAGTTATTCGGACACGAAAGAGGATCCTTTACAGGTGCCAGCGTGCAACGAAAAGGTATTTTTGAACTGGCTAACAACGGCACCTTATTTTTGGATGAAATAGGGGAAGCCAGTCTGGCTATCCAGGTTAAGCTATTGCGGGTGCTGGAAACCGGTGAATTTCTCCGGGTTGGCGGGGAAAAGCCGGTCAAAACAAACGTGCGCATTATTGCTGCCACTAACGTTGATTTAGAAGAAGCGGTCAGCCAAAAACAATTTCGGGAAGATTTGTTTTACCGGCTGGATGTGGTGCGGTTAGAATTGCCGCCCTTGCGGGAAAGAAAAGAGGACATCCCGCAGTTTGTGGAACATTTTATCGAACGATTCTGGGATAAACAGGCCGGCCCGGCGCCTGCTTTTGCCCCCTCATGCTTGGAAGCCCTGCTAAATTACCACTGGCCTGGCAATATTCGTGAACTGGCCAATGCGGTTGAGCAAGCCCTGGCCCTGTGCGACGGCGGCCTGGTGCTGCCGGAACACCTGTCCGGCAAAATCAACGGCCAGCTGTTGCAGGTGGCTAAAATTGAACCAAGGGAACGGCCCGGGGCCGCTGCAGACAGCTGGCCGGTCTTGCCGGTGGAACCGGCGCAACTGGAAAAGTTGGACGAAGACAGCTTGCTGGCTTTATACCAAAAAGTACAGACCCTTTACCGGTCTTTACACCGGGTCATGGGAAAAAGGGGCATGACATCTGTTTTTCCTGTGTCCATGCAGGAAATGGAAGCCCGGGCCATTGCAGAAACACTGGAGTTTTTCAACGGAAATGTCAGCATGACAGCCAGGGCCCTGGGTATAGGCCGCAACACTTTATACCGTAAGGCTAAAGAATATAACATTCCCATTACGGGCTAG
- a CDS encoding MoaD/ThiS family protein yields MLIELRVYTGLEKYTKTRYGELINLQLAEGTTVRDVIKQYNIPEEEVFSALINGLHKPFDTILQDGDRVALFPPVGGG; encoded by the coding sequence ATGTTGATTGAGTTAAGGGTATATACAGGCCTGGAAAAATATACTAAAACACGTTACGGCGAATTAATAAACCTGCAATTGGCCGAGGGAACCACCGTGCGGGATGTTATTAAGCAATATAACATTCCGGAGGAGGAAGTTTTCAGCGCCTTAATCAACGGTTTGCACAAGCCCTTTGACACAATATTGCAGGACGGTGACCGGGTCGCCCTTTTTCCGCCGGTGGGCGGCGGCTAA
- the moaC gene encoding cyclic pyranopterin monophosphate synthase MoaC — protein MSQLTHFDDRGNARMVDITAKKETHRVAEARGEVVMAPATLQLIEQGGLAKGDVLGVARVAGIMAAKQTPALIPMAHPIMITGVNIDFRPVPPNLVEIRGIVKTEGKTGVEMEALTAVSAAALTIYDMCKAVDKSMVIQNIRLVHKSGGKSGDYVREGETRWEK, from the coding sequence TTGTCCCAGCTAACACATTTTGATGACCGGGGTAATGCCCGGATGGTGGATATTACTGCCAAAAAGGAAACCCACCGGGTGGCGGAAGCGCGGGGTGAGGTGGTAATGGCGCCGGCAACCCTGCAGTTAATTGAACAGGGTGGTTTGGCCAAGGGCGATGTGCTGGGGGTGGCACGGGTGGCCGGCATTATGGCGGCCAAACAAACCCCGGCGTTAATTCCCATGGCTCATCCCATTATGATTACCGGGGTAAACATAGATTTCCGGCCGGTGCCCCCCAATTTGGTTGAGATCCGGGGCATTGTAAAGACTGAAGGGAAAACCGGTGTTGAGATGGAAGCCCTGACCGCCGTCAGCGCAGCTGCGTTAACCATTTATGACATGTGTAAAGCGGTAGATAAATCGATGGTTATTCAAAACATCCGGTTGGTACATAAAAGCGGTGGCAAAAGCGGTGATTATGTACGGGAGGGAGAAACAAGATGGGAAAAATAG
- a CDS encoding GAF domain-containing sensor histidine kinase yields the protein MFDDKISIIQNLTGVNSSKLNYYLEVQRSNEKIKIQINRLELLHQLIKDINIDMSLADILERVYNKLPQAVPCCFLGLALAKGDRLVVTAAMPDHRQPGQAVPKTSLLWQCYTTRRRLFYNQNRDGQPACPAGDEQDPMASWGLKSAAIVPLQVRNQVIGVFVVGDYQDFTYGCSELAFIEQLADQLAICIENARLYKEVSKGKQEWEATFRAVPDPIFLIDRQYNVLRHNHRNSHNVPEMTDQEEKPKCYSVLWKRTAPCENCSLEEVHRTGKGVYRQLQNDGAIFDAFYYPMVDSSGETYAVIVHVKDVTEKVKMEAQLVHSAKMVAIGEMAAGVAHELNSPMTVIIGTAQMMQRDMGSDDPRAEWLDDIISCGMRCKKIIQNLLSFSRQGQFSFTATNINEQVEKVLSLIHYQINRNNIEIVKDLDPGIPDVLANGHQLQQVLINLLLNARDALEETTGEKRISISTGVVSEENKTWAVIAVSDNGCGIEPDNLNKIFNPFYTSKEASKGTGLGLSVSLGIAQSHGGTIKVESRPGEGSTFRFLIPLKNESGGEI from the coding sequence ATGTTTGACGACAAAATATCAATCATTCAAAATTTAACAGGGGTCAACTCTTCCAAACTAAATTATTACCTGGAAGTGCAACGTTCCAACGAAAAAATTAAAATCCAAATCAACCGCTTGGAGCTGTTGCACCAGTTAATTAAGGACATTAATATCGACATGTCCCTGGCAGATATTCTGGAAAGGGTTTACAACAAGCTTCCCCAGGCAGTGCCCTGTTGTTTTTTAGGTCTGGCGCTGGCCAAAGGAGACCGCTTGGTGGTGACGGCTGCCATGCCGGACCATCGGCAGCCGGGTCAAGCAGTGCCGAAAACCTCGCTGCTCTGGCAGTGCTATACCACGCGCCGGCGGCTGTTTTATAATCAGAACCGGGACGGGCAGCCTGCCTGCCCGGCGGGCGATGAGCAGGATCCCATGGCCAGCTGGGGCCTGAAATCGGCAGCCATCGTGCCGCTGCAGGTGAGAAACCAGGTTATCGGGGTTTTTGTGGTGGGCGATTACCAGGACTTTACCTACGGTTGCTCCGAACTGGCCTTTATTGAACAGCTGGCCGATCAACTGGCCATTTGTATTGAAAACGCCCGGCTGTATAAAGAGGTATCTAAAGGCAAACAAGAATGGGAGGCCACCTTCCGGGCGGTGCCCGACCCCATCTTTTTAATTGACAGACAGTATAACGTATTGCGCCATAACCACCGCAACAGTCATAATGTACCGGAGATGACTGACCAGGAAGAAAAACCCAAGTGTTACAGCGTCCTGTGGAAAAGAACTGCTCCCTGTGAAAACTGCAGCCTGGAAGAAGTCCACCGTACCGGTAAAGGTGTTTACCGGCAACTGCAAAATGACGGGGCTATTTTTGATGCCTTTTATTACCCCATGGTGGATTCGAGCGGTGAAACCTACGCAGTTATTGTACATGTTAAGGATGTAACTGAAAAAGTAAAAATGGAGGCTCAGCTGGTACACTCAGCTAAAATGGTGGCCATTGGCGAAATGGCCGCCGGTGTGGCCCACGAATTAAACAGCCCCATGACGGTAATTATCGGCACCGCCCAGATGATGCAGCGGGACATGGGCAGCGATGACCCCCGGGCAGAATGGCTGGATGACATAATCAGCTGTGGCATGCGGTGCAAAAAAATTATTCAAAACCTGCTGTCGTTCTCCCGCCAGGGGCAGTTTTCCTTTACTGCCACGAACATTAATGAACAGGTGGAAAAAGTATTAAGTCTTATTCATTACCAGATTAACCGTAACAACATTGAAATTGTTAAGGACTTGGATCCCGGCATTCCCGATGTACTGGCCAACGGGCACCAATTGCAGCAGGTGTTGATTAACCTGCTGCTGAATGCCAGGGATGCCCTGGAAGAAACCACCGGGGAAAAACGCATTTCCATCAGCACCGGGGTTGTCTCGGAAGAGAATAAAACCTGGGCGGTGATTGCCGTTAGTGATAACGGTTGCGGCATCGAGCCGGACAACCTGAATAAAATATTTAACCCCTTTTATACCAGCAAGGAGGCCAGCAAAGGCACCGGCCTGGGCCTGTCGGTCAGTTTGGGCATTGCCCAATCCCATGGCGGTACCATCAAAGTGGAAAGCCGGCCGGGTGAAGGCAGTACTTTTCGTTTCTTAATTCCTTTAAAAAATGAAAGCGGGGGTGAGATTTGA